The following are encoded together in the Trachemys scripta elegans isolate TJP31775 chromosome 7, CAS_Tse_1.0, whole genome shotgun sequence genome:
- the SEC13 gene encoding protein SEC13 homolog, whose protein sequence is MVSVINTVDTSHEDMIHDAQMDYYGTRLATCSSDRSVKIFDVRNGGQILIADLRGHEGPVWQVAWAHPMYGNILASCSYDRKVIVWKEENGTWEKTYEYTGHDSSVNSVCWAPHDYGLILACGSSDGAISLLSYTGDGQWEIKKISNAHTIGCNAVSWAPAVVPGSLIDQPSGQKPNYIKRFASGGCDNLIKIWKEEDGQWKEEQKLEAHSDWVRDVAWAPSIGLPTSTIASCSQDGRVFIWTCDDASGNSWSPKLLHKFNDVVWHVSWSITANILAVSGGDNKVTLWKESVDGLWVCISDVNKGQGAVSAITEGQQNEQ, encoded by the exons ATG GTGTCAGTAATTAACACTGTGGACACCTCCCATGAGGACATGAtt CATGATGCTCAGATGGATTATTATGGTACTCGATTAGCAACCTGCTCCTCTGACAGATCTGTAAAAATCTTTGATGTAAGGAATGGAGGGCAGATCCTCATAGCTGACCTGAGAGG CCATGAAGGTCCTGTGTGGCAGGTTGCCTGGGCTCACCCTATGTATGGAAATATTCTGGCCTCGTGTTCCTACGACAGGAAAGTTATTGTCTGGAAGGAAGAAAATGGCACTTGGGAAAAGACATATGAGTACACTGGGCATGACTCCTCAG TGAATTCCGTCTGCTGGGCACCACATGACTATGGCTTGATCCTGGCCTGTGGGAGCTCTGATGGGGCCATTTCATTGTTGAGCTACACCGGCGATGGGCAGTGGGAAATCAAAAAGATCAGCAATGCACATACT ATCGGCTGTAACGCTGTTAGCTGGGCCCCTGCAGTTGTACCAGGAAGCCTTATAGACCAGCCATCTGGCCAAAAACCAAATTACATCAAAAGATTTGCATCGGGTGGCTGTGACAACCTTATCAAGATTTGGAA AGAGGAAGATGGCCAGTGGAAGGAAGAACAGAAGCTGGAGGCTCACAGTGACTGGGTCCGAGAtgtagcctgggctccctccatAGGTTTGCCAACAAGTACCATTGCCAGCTGTTCACAG gATGGCAGAGTGTTCATCTGGACATGCGACGATGCCTCTGGAAATTCATGGTCACCAAAATTGCTGCACAAGTTCAATGATGTAGTCTGGCACGTTAGCTGGTCTATTACTGCAAACATTCTTGCTGTGTCAGGAGGAGACAATAAA GTCACTTTGTGGAAGGAATCAGTAGACGGACTATGGGTGTGCATCAGCGATGTGAATAAGGGCCAAGGAGCAGTGTCTGCTATTACAGAGGGTCAGCAGAACGAACAGTGA